Proteins encoded within one genomic window of Scomber japonicus isolate fScoJap1 chromosome 16, fScoJap1.pri, whole genome shotgun sequence:
- the LOC128375010 gene encoding THAP domain-containing protein 6-like, with protein sequence MPHSCSAWNCTNRATIQTRSKGITFHRFPKDAEQRKQWQTAVRREEFSAGSSSMLCSEHFRADDFDRTGQTVRIRDGTVPSLFCFPAHLTKLVVARTTQTSKKAQQSLSVDCSQLVQEAEPLPVPNVDHSYALPSSPDDLRARLSEALARVESLERERRNAMDRERRAKNAVCGLLEDLRVKKLINEELKERLDSYSGTAQGGSTG encoded by the exons ATGCCTCACTCATGTTCTGCTTGGAACTGTACAAACCGTGCTACCATCCAAACCAGATCCAAGGGAATAACCTTTCACAG GTTTCCTAAAGATGCAGAGCAGAGAAAGCAGTGGCAAACAGctgtgagaagagaagagtttaGTGCTGGCTCGTCCTCCATGCTCTGCAGTGAACATTTCAGAGCAGATGACTTTGACAGAACTGGACAGACAGTCAGGATCAGAGATGGAactgttccttctctcttctgtttCCCAGCTCATCTCACAAAG CTTGTGGTTGCCAGGACAACTCAGACCTCAAAGAAAGCTCAACAGAGCCTGTCAGTAGACTGTTCTCAGCTTGTCCAAGAGGCTGAACCCCTGCCTGTGCCCAATGTT GATCACTCCTATGCACTGCCTTCATCACCTGACGATCTGAGGGCCAGACTCAGTGAAGCCTTGGCCAGAGTGGAGAGtctggaaagagagaggaggaatgcAATGGACAGAGAAAGGAGGGCAAAGAATGCTGTGTGTGGTCTTCTGGAGGATCTAAGAGTAAAGAAACTCATAAATGAAGAGCTGAAAGAGAGGCTGGATTCATACTCTGGTACAGCACAGGGTGGCAGCACAGGATGA
- the lrit3b gene encoding leucine-rich repeat, immunoglobulin-like domain and transmembrane domain-containing protein 3b, protein MYLLLLLHILQSSLWAVHCCPALCACAYGNNGIAELRLVQCSDPGISAVPINVPADTVKLRLEKTLISRLPRAAFYNLSELRFLWLTYNSITSIHPSSFVNLKALRELRLDGNLLTAFPWEGLRDMPRLQTLGLHNNRLSSLPAHAALFLPNITYLDLSSNRCVHLLKKRVTSVLFNTGVHDNPWLCDCQISMLVSLSMSLGSPVVLMDQLVMCSRSLGHSGMLLTEAQLSRCMRPSVQPAATRVISPLGSNVILRCDATGYPTPTLTWIKTSASAVMQESPRVGVRWSVISLNGLSYKDAGEYRCQARNMAGISEAPIKLKVVGVTRISRLPKKKKSKKTSPKSSPKDSKPKQTIAATPTLSIKDSQILQNNTPTVFPIDKYTKRSKMNQTDQDTSRLT, encoded by the exons ATGTATCTGCTGCTCCTTCTTCACATCTTGCAGTCCTCTCTGTGGGCGGTCCACTGCTGTCCAGCTTTATGTGCCTGTGCCTATGGGAACAATGGAATAGCAGAACTCAG GTTGGTGCAGTGCAGTGATCCTGGCATCTCAGCTGTTCCCATTAATGTCCCAGCTGACACGGTCAAGCTGCGTCTGGAGAAGACTCTGATCTCCAGGTTGCCCCGAGCAGCCTTCTACAACCTGTCAGAGCTGCGCTTCTTGTGGCTGACCTACAACTCCATTACATCCATCCACCCCAGCAGCTTTGTGAACCTGAAGGCCCTGCGAGAGCTGCGTCTGGATGGGAACCTCCTGACGGCCTTCCCCTGGGAGGGGCTGAGGGACATGCCTCGCCTCCAGACTCTGGGCCTCCATAACAACCGTTTGTCCAGTCTTCCTGCTCATGCTGCACTCTTTCTCCCCAATATCACCTACCTGGATCTGTCCAGCAACAGGTGTGTCCATCTGCTGAAGAAGCGTGTAACCTCAGTGCTATTCAACACAG GTGTCCATGACAACCCCTGGTTGTGTGACTGCCAGATCTCCATGCTGGTGTCACTCTCCATGTCCTTGGGGAGTCCTGTGGTTCTCATGGACCAGCTGGTGATGTGCAGCAGGTCTCTGGGTCATTCAGGGATGCTGCTGACCGAGGCCCAGCTGTCCCGTTGTATGAGGCCGTCTGTCCAGCCTGCAGCCACCAGGGTCATCTCTCCACTGGGCAGCAACGTCATCCTCCGCTGTGACGCCACTGGTTACCCAACACCAACTCTGACCTGGATCAAAACCTCAGCCAGTGCTG TCATGCAGGAATCTCCTCGAGTTGGAGTTCGCTGGTCAGTAATCAGCCTGAACGGGTTATCCTACAAGGACGCTGGTGAATATCGCTGCCAGGCACGCAACATGGCAGGAATATCTGAAGCTCCAATTAAGCTGAAAGTGGTGGGAGTCACAAGAATATCCCGACtcccaaagaagaagaagtccaaGAAGACTTCACCCAAGTCATCACCAAAAGACAGCAAGCCAAAACAGACTATAGCTGCCACCCCCACTCTCTCAATAAAGGACAGTCAGATACTCCAAAACAACACTCCGACAGTCTTCCCCATTGACAAGTACACTAAAAGAAGCAAAATGAACCAGACAGATCAAGACACATCAAGACTAACCTGA